A single region of the Changchengzhania lutea genome encodes:
- the mnmG gene encoding tRNA uridine-5-carboxymethylaminomethyl(34) synthesis enzyme MnmG: MFNEVYDVIVVGAGHAGSEAAAAAANMGSKTLLVTMNLQNIAQMSCNPAMGGIAKGQIVREIDALGGYSGIVSDTSAIQFKMLNKSKGPAMWSPRVQSDRMRFAEDWRLMLEGTPNLDFYQDMVSELLIENHKVVGVKTSLGIQIKAKSVVLTNGTFLNGLIHIGDKNFGGGRAGERAATGITEQLVSLGFDSGRMKTGTPPRVDGRSLDYSKMIEQPGDENPEKFSYLDITKPLEHQRSCHMTYTSLEVHDLLREGFDRSPMFNGRIKSLGPRYCPSIEDKINRFADKDRHQLFIEPEGWNTCEVYVNGFSTSLPEDVQFKALRSVVGFENVKFFRPGYAIEYDYFPPTQLKHTLETKLIEGLYFAGQINGTTGYEEAASQGLMAGINASLKVDEKDSFTLKRDEAYIGVLIDDLITKGTEEPYRMFTSRAEYRTLLRQDNADIRLTPKGYALGLASEKRLKRMEEKHEAAEKFVKFFADTSVKPEEANPVLEAKGSAMVKQSDKMFKIFSRPNIDIDDIRKFKAVEDYIIENDLDNEVIEQTEIQVKYAGYIAKEKNNADKLSRLEYVKIPENFDYSQIKSMSFEAREKLKNIQPTTVSQASRISGVSPNDVSVLLVYMGR, from the coding sequence ATGTTTAACGAAGTGTATGATGTTATTGTAGTAGGAGCTGGTCACGCAGGTAGTGAGGCTGCTGCTGCTGCTGCCAATATGGGGAGTAAAACCTTATTGGTGACCATGAACTTGCAAAACATAGCACAGATGTCATGTAATCCCGCTATGGGCGGTATTGCTAAAGGCCAAATTGTTAGGGAGATTGATGCGCTTGGCGGGTATAGTGGAATAGTTTCAGATACCTCGGCCATTCAGTTTAAAATGCTTAATAAATCTAAAGGACCTGCCATGTGGAGTCCTCGTGTTCAAAGTGACCGCATGCGTTTTGCCGAAGACTGGCGCTTGATGTTAGAAGGCACGCCTAATCTTGATTTTTATCAAGACATGGTGTCTGAATTATTGATCGAAAATCATAAAGTGGTTGGTGTAAAAACGTCACTGGGTATTCAAATTAAGGCGAAATCCGTAGTCCTTACCAACGGAACTTTTTTAAATGGACTTATTCATATAGGTGATAAAAATTTTGGTGGAGGTCGCGCTGGCGAAAGAGCGGCAACTGGAATAACAGAGCAGTTAGTAAGTTTAGGTTTTGATTCAGGCAGAATGAAAACGGGAACACCGCCTAGAGTCGATGGACGATCACTTGATTATTCTAAAATGATTGAGCAACCAGGTGATGAGAACCCTGAAAAATTTTCTTATTTAGATATTACAAAACCTCTAGAGCATCAACGTTCTTGCCATATGACGTATACCAGTCTTGAAGTACACGATTTACTTCGAGAGGGTTTTGATAGGTCTCCCATGTTCAATGGTCGTATAAAGAGTTTGGGGCCGCGGTATTGTCCTTCAATTGAAGACAAGATCAATAGATTTGCAGATAAGGATAGGCACCAACTTTTTATCGAGCCAGAAGGCTGGAACACTTGTGAGGTTTATGTGAATGGGTTTTCTACATCGCTTCCTGAAGACGTTCAATTTAAAGCGTTGCGTTCGGTGGTTGGATTTGAGAACGTGAAATTTTTCAGACCTGGTTATGCTATAGAATATGATTATTTTCCACCAACCCAATTGAAGCATACCTTAGAAACGAAGTTGATTGAAGGCTTGTATTTTGCAGGTCAGATTAACGGAACCACGGGGTATGAAGAGGCGGCATCTCAAGGTTTAATGGCTGGGATTAATGCCAGTTTAAAAGTGGATGAAAAAGATTCATTTACCTTAAAAAGAGACGAAGCCTATATAGGCGTTCTTATTGATGATTTAATTACTAAAGGAACTGAAGAGCCTTATAGAATGTTTACGTCGCGGGCTGAATATAGAACCTTGCTAAGACAGGATAATGCCGATATAAGATTAACTCCAAAAGGCTATGCACTTGGTTTAGCAAGTGAAAAACGACTTAAAAGGATGGAGGAAAAGCATGAGGCAGCAGAAAAATTCGTTAAGTTTTTTGCGGATACTAGTGTAAAACCAGAAGAAGCGAATCCGGTATTGGAAGCAAAAGGATCTGCCATGGTAAAACAATCTGATAAGATGTTTAAGATATTTTCTCGTCCTAATATTGATATAGATGACATAAGAAAATTTAAGGCTGTTGAAGATTATATAATCGAGAATGACTTAGACAATGAAGTTATAGAACAAACCGAAATCCAAGTAAAATATGCTGGGTATATTGCAAAGGAAAAAAACAATGCAGATAAATTAAGTCGCTTGGAATATGTAAAAATCCCTGAGAATTTTGACTATTCACAGATAAAATCCATGAGTTTCGAAGCACGCGAAAAGCTTAAAAACATTCAACCAACTACAGTATCCCAAGCATCAAGAATTAGCGGTGTGTCTCCAAATGATGTTTCTGTTTTATTGGTTTATATGGGACGATAA
- the gltX gene encoding glutamate--tRNA ligase codes for MIKNVRVRFAPSPTGPLHIGGVRTALFNYLFAKKHNGTFVLRIEDTDQNRYVPGTENYIIEALNWCHIPYDEGPGKNEKFGPYRQSERKHIYKAYADKLIASGDAYYAFDTSEQLDFHRKDHEEKGKTFIYNWHNREKGRLVNSLVLSKEETQAKLDAGEDYVIRFKSPQDETLHLTDLIRGQITIDTNILDDKVLFKSDGMPTYHLANIVDDHLMEISHVIRGEEWLPSLALHYQLYQAFGWDAPEFAHLPLILKPTGKGKLSKRDGDKLGFPVFPLEWEDPKTNAISKGYKEDGYFPEAMINFLAFLGWNPGTEQEIFNLEELINAFDLEKVNKSGARFDPDKIKWFNHHYMQEQNDLELAEAFQSNHTSLSDIDIHYIAMVVGLIKERATFISDLWELSFFFFQAPRSYDEKARKKAFKEDTSDILKTVIAVVESIEDFTVESLQKDIKGWITSNDINFGKVMMPLRLALVGALQGPDVFDIMYMIGKMETIKRIENAIKTM; via the coding sequence ATGATCAAGAACGTTCGTGTGCGTTTTGCACCAAGCCCAACAGGCCCTTTACACATTGGTGGGGTACGCACAGCATTATTTAATTATTTGTTTGCCAAAAAACACAATGGTACGTTCGTTCTCAGAATTGAAGATACCGATCAAAATAGATACGTTCCGGGTACCGAAAACTACATTATTGAGGCCCTTAATTGGTGCCACATTCCTTATGATGAAGGTCCAGGAAAAAACGAAAAATTTGGCCCTTATAGACAAAGCGAACGTAAGCATATATATAAAGCCTATGCAGATAAACTCATTGCTTCTGGTGATGCGTATTATGCCTTTGATACCTCAGAACAATTGGATTTTCACAGAAAAGACCACGAAGAAAAAGGTAAAACCTTTATCTATAACTGGCATAACCGGGAAAAAGGCCGGCTGGTTAACTCTTTAGTACTTTCTAAGGAAGAAACACAAGCCAAATTAGATGCAGGTGAAGATTACGTCATTCGTTTTAAATCGCCTCAAGATGAAACCCTTCACTTAACGGATCTTATCCGTGGGCAAATCACTATTGATACCAATATTCTGGACGACAAAGTCCTTTTTAAAAGCGATGGCATGCCAACGTACCATTTGGCCAATATTGTTGATGATCACCTTATGGAAATCTCACATGTTATTCGCGGTGAAGAGTGGTTACCGTCCTTAGCTTTACACTATCAGCTGTACCAAGCCTTTGGTTGGGATGCTCCAGAGTTTGCGCATTTGCCCCTTATTTTAAAACCTACAGGTAAAGGAAAATTGAGCAAGCGTGATGGCGATAAATTAGGCTTCCCTGTGTTTCCATTGGAATGGGAAGACCCAAAAACCAACGCCATCTCAAAAGGATACAAGGAAGATGGGTATTTCCCAGAAGCCATGATCAATTTTTTAGCCTTTTTAGGCTGGAACCCGGGTACTGAGCAAGAGATTTTTAATTTGGAAGAATTGATTAATGCATTCGATTTAGAAAAAGTCAACAAATCCGGGGCGCGTTTTGATCCCGATAAAATAAAGTGGTTCAATCACCATTATATGCAAGAGCAAAATGATTTGGAACTTGCTGAGGCTTTTCAATCTAATCATACGTCTTTATCCGATATCGATATTCATTACATAGCCATGGTTGTCGGGCTTATAAAAGAACGCGCTACGTTTATAAGTGACTTATGGGAATTGAGTTTCTTTTTCTTTCAAGCACCAAGATCTTATGACGAAAAAGCAAGAAAAAAGGCTTTTAAAGAAGATACCTCGGATATTTTAAAAACTGTCATTGCCGTTGTAGAATCGATTGAAGATTTTACCGTTGAAAGCCTTCAAAAAGACATTAAAGGATGGATTACAAGCAACGACATTAATTTCGGAAAAGTGATGATGCCCCTACGTTTGGCACTTGTGGGCGCATTACAAGGACCCGATGTGTTTGATATCATGTATATGATTGGAAAAATGGAAACCATCAAGCGTATAGAGAATGCTATCAAAACGATGTAG
- the ybeY gene encoding rRNA maturation RNase YbeY, which yields MISFNYETDFQLEQESTISAWISEVILKENFKVGDINYIFCTDVYLHQMNVEFLNHDTLTDVISFDYSVGKIIQGDIFISIDRVVDNAKDFEVSFLEELHRVMAHGVLHYCGYKDKNELDAATMRQKENQYLDLL from the coding sequence ATGATTAGTTTTAATTATGAAACCGATTTTCAGCTAGAGCAAGAATCGACCATTAGCGCATGGATTTCTGAAGTGATTTTGAAGGAAAATTTCAAGGTAGGGGATATCAATTATATTTTCTGTACAGATGTGTATTTGCATCAAATGAATGTAGAGTTCTTAAATCACGATACCTTAACAGACGTGATAAGTTTTGATTACTCAGTCGGAAAAATAATACAGGGCGATATTTTTATTTCTATTGATAGGGTGGTAGATAACGCCAAAGATTTTGAGGTGTCTTTCTTAGAGGAACTACATCGTGTCATGGCGCATGGTGTGCTACACTATTGTGGTTACAAGGATAAAAACGAATTAGATGCTGCTACTATGAGGCAGAAGGAAAACCAATACTTAGATCTGTTGTAA
- a CDS encoding DUF4175 family protein, whose translation MDNFTIIKQKLEVFIRRYYTNDILKGTILFFTIGLLYFLFTLFIESALWLNTGARTILFWTFVVVEVGLLTKFIAFPIAQLLKLKKGINYEDASKIIGEHFPEVNDKLLNVLQLHQADTQSELLLASINQKSLELKPIPFKFAVNYNKNIRYLKYVLIPIIIIAFIVLSGNFDWFSTSYERVVHYKTTYEPPAPFQFFVVNDSLHAIENETFKLRVRTAGEVIPETAQISFDNEVYILKKTGIGEFEYVFAQPKKNVSFQLSANKVSSKPYQLHVIAAPSLLGFEMDLDYPTYTKKKDVILKSSGNAVVPEGTKVTWRLNTKSTSTVNLYSKDTLRFSSSNLDKFEASRRLYHSFDYSLSTSNMKLKDYENLSFHIDVVKDEFPELNVKMEVDSLDLQTLYFFGQLSDDYGLNKLQMVYYPSDNQKDKIFENIPISKSNITEFVSAFPNNIDIKRGVSYSLYFQVFDNDEVNRYKSAKSPIFTYRKRTKTEEEEKQLQSQSETIKDLNKSIQKFEVQEKQLERFSKTQKEKSNLNFNDKKKLESFLKRQDLQNEMMKNFNKKLQENLEEFKKDKEDRFKEALKERVKENEAQLEKDEKLLEALKKLQDKIHKEELTQKLEDLAKQNKNKKRSLEQLLELTKRFYVEKKLDKLKEDLMKLAIDQEELSNEKEEENTKEQQDKLNERFEDFKKQIEELEKESKALRKPIEIPRDKLDEKEVEQEQQKASEALEKKESENPSDKNTSEPKDNQSSEKAKKSQKKAAKKMKQMSQQMQSAMQAGGGEQMQEDAEMLRQILDNLVLFSFDQEALMNQFESIEVNNNKYASYLRKQQHLKEYFEHIDDSLFALSLRQPKLSERVNNEVTEAFYNMDKALAQLAENQIYQGVSNQQFTITAANNLANFLSDVLDNMQETMSMAAGKGSEGDMQLPDIIMSQEELNKLMEDGMKKGQEGKPKPGEGKKEGAGKKEGDKGKDGKNGKENGGHGSESGGEGEGSNEDLNGQLYEIYQQQQQLRNALEERLAKEGKTGNGDALLKQMEEVELDLLNKGFTNQTLQKMMELKHQLLKLENATFQQGQDTKRESETNNNQFINRSTDAIPRAKQYFNTTEILNKQTLPLHQVYKKKVQAYFKKTND comes from the coding sequence ATGGATAACTTCACCATTATAAAGCAAAAATTAGAAGTGTTTATTAGGCGCTATTATACTAATGACATATTAAAAGGTACTATTCTATTTTTTACCATTGGGCTGTTGTATTTTCTGTTCACGCTTTTTATCGAATCCGCGCTATGGCTCAATACGGGAGCAAGAACCATATTGTTCTGGACATTTGTAGTTGTGGAAGTTGGTTTGTTAACTAAATTTATTGCATTTCCAATAGCCCAATTATTAAAACTGAAAAAAGGAATCAATTACGAGGATGCTTCAAAAATTATAGGCGAGCATTTTCCTGAGGTTAATGATAAATTACTAAACGTGCTTCAGCTTCATCAGGCGGATACGCAGTCTGAATTATTACTTGCTAGCATTAATCAAAAGTCACTGGAGCTCAAACCCATTCCTTTTAAATTCGCTGTTAATTATAATAAAAACATTAGGTATCTAAAATATGTGCTAATCCCCATTATAATCATTGCTTTTATTGTTTTATCTGGCAATTTTGATTGGTTTAGTACCAGTTATGAGCGTGTCGTACATTATAAAACAACCTATGAGCCCCCAGCGCCTTTTCAGTTTTTCGTAGTTAATGATAGTTTACATGCCATAGAAAATGAAACCTTTAAACTTCGAGTACGCACGGCGGGAGAGGTCATTCCTGAAACCGCTCAAATTAGTTTTGATAATGAGGTATATATATTAAAGAAAACAGGGATTGGCGAGTTTGAATATGTATTTGCACAACCCAAGAAAAATGTTAGTTTTCAGTTGTCTGCCAATAAAGTGAGTTCAAAACCATATCAGTTGCATGTGATAGCCGCACCTTCTTTATTAGGTTTTGAAATGGATTTAGATTATCCAACATATACCAAAAAGAAGGATGTCATTTTAAAAAGTTCAGGCAATGCTGTAGTTCCTGAAGGCACAAAAGTAACTTGGCGTTTGAACACAAAATCAACTAGTACCGTAAACTTATATTCAAAAGATACGCTCCGCTTTTCTTCTAGTAATCTCGATAAATTTGAAGCCTCTAGGCGCTTATATCACAGTTTTGACTATAGTTTAAGTACGAGCAATATGAAGCTGAAAGATTACGAAAACTTGTCTTTTCATATTGACGTTGTCAAAGATGAGTTTCCCGAATTAAATGTTAAAATGGAAGTGGACAGTTTAGACCTGCAAACACTTTATTTTTTCGGCCAGCTTAGTGATGACTACGGTTTAAACAAATTACAAATGGTGTATTATCCAAGTGATAATCAAAAGGATAAAATTTTTGAAAATATCCCGATTTCAAAATCCAATATCACCGAATTTGTAAGTGCATTTCCAAATAATATCGATATTAAGAGAGGTGTTTCCTATAGCTTGTATTTTCAAGTATTTGATAATGATGAAGTTAACAGGTATAAAAGTGCAAAAAGCCCAATCTTCACATATCGTAAACGCACCAAAACAGAAGAAGAGGAAAAGCAATTACAATCCCAAAGTGAAACTATAAAGGACTTGAACAAATCCATTCAGAAATTTGAAGTGCAAGAAAAACAATTGGAGCGATTTTCAAAAACCCAGAAAGAGAAATCCAATCTCAATTTTAACGACAAGAAGAAATTAGAATCCTTTTTAAAGCGCCAAGATCTGCAAAATGAGATGATGAAGAATTTCAATAAAAAGCTACAGGAAAACTTGGAGGAGTTTAAAAAAGACAAGGAAGATCGCTTTAAGGAAGCTTTAAAAGAACGGGTTAAAGAAAACGAAGCGCAGCTCGAAAAAGATGAAAAATTATTAGAAGCTCTTAAAAAGCTTCAAGACAAAATACACAAAGAAGAGTTAACTCAAAAACTGGAAGATTTAGCAAAGCAGAATAAAAACAAGAAGCGAAGTTTAGAGCAGTTATTGGAGTTAACCAAAAGGTTTTATGTCGAAAAAAAGCTAGATAAACTGAAGGAAGATTTAATGAAACTAGCCATAGATCAGGAAGAACTGTCTAATGAAAAAGAAGAGGAAAACACCAAGGAACAACAGGACAAATTAAATGAGCGTTTTGAAGACTTCAAAAAACAAATAGAAGAGCTGGAAAAAGAAAGTAAGGCTTTAAGAAAACCGATTGAAATCCCCAGGGATAAATTAGATGAAAAGGAGGTGGAGCAAGAACAACAAAAAGCTTCAGAAGCATTAGAAAAGAAAGAAAGCGAGAACCCATCTGATAAAAATACAAGCGAACCAAAAGACAACCAAAGCTCCGAAAAAGCAAAGAAGAGCCAGAAGAAAGCGGCAAAAAAAATGAAACAGATGAGCCAGCAAATGCAAAGTGCTATGCAGGCCGGAGGTGGGGAACAAATGCAGGAAGATGCGGAGATGCTTCGACAAATTTTAGATAACCTAGTGTTGTTTTCTTTCGATCAGGAAGCCCTTATGAATCAATTCGAATCTATTGAAGTCAATAATAATAAATATGCCTCATATCTCCGAAAGCAGCAGCACCTAAAGGAATATTTTGAGCATATTGATGACAGTTTATTTGCCTTATCGCTTCGTCAGCCCAAACTCTCAGAGCGTGTCAATAATGAAGTCACTGAAGCATTTTATAATATGGATAAGGCCTTGGCTCAACTTGCCGAAAATCAAATATACCAAGGTGTTTCCAATCAACAGTTCACCATTACCGCTGCTAATAATTTAGCTAATTTTTTAAGTGATGTTTTAGATAATATGCAGGAGACTATGAGTATGGCGGCAGGAAAGGGCAGTGAAGGTGATATGCAACTACCAGATATCATAATGAGCCAAGAAGAGCTGAATAAACTGATGGAGGACGGTATGAAAAAGGGTCAAGAAGGGAAACCAAAGCCAGGAGAAGGAAAAAAAGAAGGCGCGGGTAAAAAGGAGGGTGATAAAGGAAAGGATGGTAAAAACGGAAAAGAAAATGGAGGGCATGGGTCTGAGTCCGGTGGAGAAGGCGAGGGTTCAAATGAAGATTTAAATGGGCAGCTATATGAAATCTATCAACAGCAACAACAGCTTCGAAACGCTTTGGAAGAACGATTGGCAAAAGAAGGCAAAACAGGAAACGGAGATGCTTTGTTGAAGCAGATGGAAGAGGTGGAACTCGATTTATTAAATAAGGGATTTACAAATCAAACACTCCAAAAAATGATGGAATTGAAGCATCAATTGTTAAAGCTGGAAAATGCTACATTTCAGCAAGGTCAGGACACTAAAAGAGAATCGGAAACAAACAACAATCAATTTATAAATCGGTCTACTGATGCCATTCCAAGGGCTAAACAATATTTTAACACGACAGAAATATTGAATAAACAAACACTACCTTTGCACCAAGTTTATAAAAAGAAAGTACAAGCCTATTTTAAGAAAACAAATGATTAG
- a CDS encoding alkane 1-monooxygenase: MKINDFKYLAAFSIPVFACLGMIYQGAWSFVTPFYAFVIIPVLELIFPVDNSNLNQSQTEQLKTKTVFDWMLYLNLVVVYGLLIFGLVTVTSTILETYEFIGLIFSMGIIAGVNGINVAHELGHRQTTNERFIGKALLLPALYMHFYIEHNFGHHLHAATKEDPATAKYNQTVYSFWVSSVFRQYFSAWNIQTKLLRNTGNPFFSYTNDMLWYMLIEVLYLLIILMVFGVTGFIFAFFSAIVGFILLETVNYIEHYGLLRLKTPSGRYERVQEIHSWNSNHIIGRIVLYELTRHSDHHFKTTKKYQLLDCHTESPQMPYGYPTSMVLAMIPPLWFSIMNKRIPKDMIS; the protein is encoded by the coding sequence ATGAAAATAAACGATTTTAAATACTTAGCCGCTTTTAGCATCCCCGTTTTCGCATGTCTTGGTATGATTTATCAAGGGGCATGGTCTTTTGTCACTCCATTTTATGCCTTTGTAATTATTCCCGTGTTGGAACTTATATTTCCCGTAGATAATAGCAACCTTAATCAGAGTCAAACAGAGCAATTAAAAACCAAGACGGTATTTGATTGGATGCTTTACTTAAATTTAGTCGTGGTTTATGGACTTCTTATTTTTGGACTCGTTACCGTTACAAGCACCATATTAGAAACCTATGAATTTATTGGTTTGATATTCTCTATGGGCATTATTGCCGGAGTCAATGGCATTAATGTTGCCCATGAACTAGGACATAGGCAAACCACCAACGAGCGCTTTATTGGTAAGGCCCTGCTCCTTCCGGCGCTTTACATGCACTTTTATATTGAACATAATTTTGGGCATCATTTACACGCCGCCACAAAAGAAGATCCTGCTACAGCAAAATACAATCAAACAGTATATTCGTTTTGGGTGAGCTCTGTATTTAGGCAATACTTTAGCGCATGGAACATTCAAACCAAACTTCTGCGTAACACTGGTAACCCCTTTTTTTCCTATACAAATGACATGCTGTGGTATATGCTTATAGAGGTTCTGTATTTACTAATCATTTTAATGGTGTTTGGTGTTACAGGCTTCATTTTTGCATTTTTTTCAGCTATTGTTGGCTTTATATTGCTTGAAACCGTAAATTATATTGAGCATTATGGCTTATTGCGATTAAAAACACCCTCCGGGCGCTATGAACGTGTGCAGGAAATACATTCTTGGAATTCTAATCATATTATAGGACGCATTGTTTTATATGAATTAACCAGACATAGCGATCATCATTTTAAAACCACCAAAAAGTATCAGCTTTTAGACTGTCATACTGAAAGTCCGCAAATGCCTTACGGATACCCAACATCTATGGTGCTTGCCATGATTCCACCGCTGTGGTTTTCAATTATGAATAAACGGATTCCTAAAGATATGATTAGCTAG
- a CDS encoding class I SAM-dependent methyltransferase produces MKVIDHSVSGEEFRLIENSEFGFLETRPKPSLDKLPNYYKSEDYISHTDAQRNLFEKAYHVVRKFSLKKKIRLIDSHASESKRLLDVGCGTGDFLQVAKHNDWMVSGIEPNPTARAIANKKTTNAVFGTEELSKFEPHSFDIITLWHVLEHLPNIEQQLVLFNTLLKPNGRLIIAVPNYKSYDAAYYKQYWAAYDVPRHLWHFNRDAINKLCIKHGFEVEHIKPMLFDAFYVSLLSEKYKSGFMNPIRAFWVASISNIKSIRSKQASSLIYVIKKNKSAF; encoded by the coding sequence TTGAAAGTAATAGATCATTCGGTTTCAGGAGAGGAATTTCGATTAATTGAAAATTCAGAATTTGGCTTTTTGGAGACAAGGCCAAAACCGTCATTAGATAAATTACCAAATTATTATAAGAGTGAAGATTATATTTCACACACAGATGCCCAACGAAATCTTTTTGAAAAAGCATATCATGTCGTTAGGAAGTTTTCGCTTAAAAAAAAAATAAGACTAATTGATTCTCATGCTTCCGAAAGTAAAAGGCTTTTAGATGTTGGTTGTGGTACTGGAGATTTTTTGCAAGTTGCAAAGCATAATGACTGGATGGTTTCTGGCATAGAACCCAACCCAACAGCTAGAGCAATCGCAAATAAAAAAACAACTAATGCTGTTTTCGGTACAGAGGAACTCTCAAAATTTGAGCCCCATAGTTTTGATATAATTACCCTTTGGCATGTATTAGAGCATCTGCCAAATATAGAACAGCAACTTGTTCTTTTTAATACCCTTTTAAAACCCAATGGGCGATTGATTATTGCGGTGCCTAATTATAAAAGTTACGACGCTGCATACTATAAACAATATTGGGCAGCTTACGACGTGCCCAGACATCTTTGGCACTTTAATAGAGATGCTATAAACAAACTATGTATTAAACATGGTTTTGAGGTGGAGCATATTAAACCCATGTTATTTGATGCTTTTTATGTAAGCCTACTTTCTGAAAAGTATAAATCGGGTTTTATGAATCCGATTAGGGCATTTTGGGTAGCCAGTATTTCAAATATAAAATCAATCCGGTCCAAGCAAGCTTCATCCTTAATATATGTTATAAAAAAGAACAAAAGCGCATTTTAA
- a CDS encoding OmpH family outer membrane protein: MKKIIYSAFILMLFVACQQPQKIGFVDNGSVINDFQQKKDVEAQYQIKNEAFRKRADSVGQAFQAEVQQTQATAQKSSQKRAQELMGGLQQKQQQLQQTMQVEQQEIQQAFQVEIDSVISQVKTFVKTYGKENGYNFILGTSDAAATVMYGDETHDLTAVITEALNAKYKKEE, translated from the coding sequence ATGAAAAAAATTATTTATTCAGCTTTTATATTAATGTTATTTGTTGCCTGCCAGCAACCACAAAAAATCGGATTTGTTGATAACGGATCTGTCATTAATGATTTTCAGCAAAAGAAAGATGTTGAAGCACAATATCAGATAAAAAATGAAGCTTTTAGAAAAAGAGCAGATAGTGTCGGACAAGCCTTTCAGGCAGAAGTTCAACAGACTCAAGCTACGGCCCAAAAATCATCTCAAAAGCGAGCGCAAGAGTTAATGGGCGGTCTACAACAAAAACAACAACAACTTCAACAAACCATGCAGGTTGAGCAACAGGAAATACAACAGGCTTTTCAAGTGGAAATTGATTCAGTAATCTCCCAAGTGAAAACATTCGTAAAAACTTACGGAAAAGAGAATGGTTATAACTTCATTTTAGGAACGAGTGACGCTGCCGCTACCGTCATGTACGGTGACGAAACACATGATTTAACAGCGGTTATTACTGAGGCGTTGAATGCCAAATACAAGAAGGAAGAATAG
- a CDS encoding DNA polymerase III subunit, which translates to MLFEDILGQKHIKNHLTQSVDNGRISHAQLFVGPEGCGTLPMAIAYAQYILCNNTKGENNLGNTACNLKFKNLSHPDLHFAYPVTTSEKAKKHPVSSHYIEDWRQLIEQQPYGNLFDLYKLLGVDNKQGQIGVDEAHDIVKALSLKAYEGGYKIMLVWMAEKMNRECANKLLKLIEEPPNKTVFILIAENEEQIISTIRSRCQVLHFPPLAEDVIEHGLIKKYGLESSIAKKIAHQSNGNYNKACDLVYQDSEDLQFETWFIFWIRSAFKAKGNKAAIHDLISWSEEIAKTGRETQKQFLHFCIDFFRQALLLNYNASDLVYLETKTEKFKLENFAPFIHNNNILEINNELQDAIYHIERNGNSKIILTDLSIKLTRLLHKKST; encoded by the coding sequence ATGCTTTTCGAAGATATTCTCGGTCAGAAACATATAAAGAATCATTTAACACAAAGTGTTGATAATGGCAGAATTTCGCATGCGCAGTTATTCGTAGGTCCAGAAGGTTGTGGCACACTGCCTATGGCCATTGCTTATGCACAGTATATATTGTGTAATAACACTAAGGGTGAAAATAATTTGGGCAATACTGCCTGTAATTTAAAATTCAAAAATCTTTCTCATCCAGATCTGCATTTTGCTTACCCAGTCACGACCAGTGAAAAAGCGAAAAAGCACCCTGTATCCAGTCATTATATTGAAGATTGGCGTCAACTCATCGAACAGCAACCTTACGGGAATTTGTTTGATTTGTACAAGTTATTAGGTGTCGATAATAAACAGGGGCAAATTGGGGTTGATGAAGCCCACGATATTGTAAAAGCATTATCCTTAAAAGCGTACGAAGGTGGTTATAAAATAATGCTTGTTTGGATGGCGGAAAAAATGAATAGAGAGTGTGCCAACAAGCTTTTAAAACTCATTGAAGAACCACCAAACAAAACGGTGTTTATCCTGATTGCCGAAAACGAAGAACAAATTATTTCTACCATTAGGTCTCGTTGTCAGGTCTTGCATTTTCCGCCGTTAGCTGAAGATGTCATTGAACATGGATTGATAAAAAAGTACGGATTAGAATCTTCAATTGCTAAAAAAATAGCGCACCAATCAAACGGGAATTATAATAAAGCCTGCGATTTGGTGTATCAAGATTCTGAAGATTTACAGTTTGAAACCTGGTTTATCTTCTGGATTAGAAGTGCTTTTAAGGCGAAAGGGAATAAGGCCGCCATACACGATCTTATTTCTTGGAGTGAAGAAATTGCCAAAACTGGGCGCGAAACACAAAAACAGTTTTTGCACTTTTGTATAGATTTTTTCAGACAAGCTTTATTGCTAAACTATAATGCTTCAGATTTGGTTTATTTAGAGACGAAAACTGAAAAATTCAAACTTGAAAATTTTGCGCCGTTTATTCACAACAATAATATTCTGGAAATTAATAATGAGCTACAAGACGCTATATATCATATTGAGCGTAACGGAAATTCTAAAATTATCTTGACAGATTTATCAATTAAACTCACGCGTTTACTTCATAAAAAATCCACCTAA